The genomic segment CTCTCTATTATCCCCAGGCGACCAGCCAAGGAGAGCTAAAAAGTTAAAGAGAGCTTGAGGCAGAAAACCTTCCTCTCTATAGGCTGTTACACTCACAGCCCCATGCCTCTTAGAGAGCCTTGTCCTATCTTCACCGAGGATAAGAGGAAGATGAATAAACTCAGGAACTTTAAAACCAAGGAGCTGATAGAGCAGCACCTGTTTAGGTGTATTTGAGATATGGTCTTCGCCTCTTACTATATGAGTCATGCCAAGTGTTGCATCGTCAACAACGCAGGCAAAGTTATAAGTAGGTGAACCATCTGACTTCATAAGAACAATATCACTAAAACCTTCTTTAAACTCTATCTCACCTCTTAATAAATCATTAAACTTAACAGAGTCTGCATTGCTCTTATATCTTAAGGCTAAGCCTCGCTCTGTCTTCTCTTCATAAGCCAGGCCATCCCTAAGAAGCTTATCTGCATAGTTACGGTAGATATCAAACCTTTGACTTTGATGTATCACCTCACCATCCCAGTCAATACCAAGCCACTTTAGAGACTCCAAGATATCATCTAAGAAGCTATCCTCTGAACGCTCTAAGTCAGTATCTTCTATTCTTAAGATAAATTTACCCTTATTATGACGGGCAAAGAGGAAGTTAAATAGAGCTGTTCTAGCTCCTCCAACATGGAGATATCCTGTAGGAGAGGGTGCAAACCTCAAGACTATCTCACTCATCACTAAAACCTTTTTCTAATGCTCTCTTATCGAGCTCTAAGATATCTTTATTCTTTATAAATTTATCCAGTACGCCTATTGCTGTCTCAAGCTTTATGAGAGCACTCTCTCTTATAAACTTACCCAGCATCACCATATTAGCACATTTTAGATTGCCTAATCTATTCGCTGCCTCAGTCGCATCTGCTGCTATATTAGACAACTCTTCATTTAAAGTATTACTGGCTATGAGCGAACTATTATAAAATACTGCAGCATCTTTTTTAAGAAGAGGGGTATATTTCTTATAAGAAGGCTGATTCATTATAATAAGGCAATCCGGGCTGGCTATGCAGGGAGATGATACCTCATTATCAGATCCAACAACCATACACTTACAGGTCCCGCCTCTTACCTCAGCTCCATAAGAAGGAAGCCAGGAGACATTCTTATCTTCCTCCAGTAAGCTCTGAGCTAATATCTTACCCAGCAGCAGAATACCCTGACCACCTGAACCTGCAATGATGATCTTTACTTCACTCTGCCCAAGGGATATGTCTTTACTATCTCTTCTTTTATCCATTTTAAATTATCTACTGGTGTCATCTTGGCATGCGTAGGGCATGGCGAAAGTATCTCAACCATTGAGAAACCTCTCTCTTCTATCTGATTCTTAAAAGCCTCTCTCAGTGCATCCTTTGTTTTATTAATCTCTTGAGGTGAGATCAGAGACCTCCTCTCCAGATAGCATACACCATCTAAAACTTTAAGCATCTCAAGAAGCGGTAAAGGATGTCCATGGATATTAGACTCTCTACCTAAAGTTGAAGTAGTGGTCTTCTGGCTCAAGATCGTTGTTGGGGCCATCTGTCCACCTGTCATACCATAGACACCGTTATTTACAAATACCACTGTTAGATTCTCCCCCCGACAAGCTGCATGTATTGTCTCATTTGTACCTATTGCAGCAAGGTCGCCGTCGCCCTGATAGGTAAAGACAAAATTATCTGGCTGAACCCTCTTAATAGCGGTTGCAACAGCAAGAGGCCGTCCGTGCGCAGCCTCTGTAGTATCAAAGTTCCAGTAATCATAGGCCAATACTGCACAACCTACAGGAGCAATAGCAATGGTCTTCTCTCTTAAATCAAGTTCATCTATAAGCTCAGCAATCAGCCTGTGAATAGTCCCATGACCGCAGCCAGAACAGTAGTGAGTATGTACCTCACGTAAAGACTCTGGCCTAGTATAGATTATCTTTTTCATTTTAATATACTCTTTATCTTATCTATTATCTCTTCTTCAGTTGGTATCACTCCGCCCATTCTGCATAGAGTATCTACTTTAGCATTATTGGAGCAGACAGAGAGCATTACATCTTCAAACATCTGAGGCGAGCTCATCTCAAGCACCAAGAAATTCTTT from the Candidatus Kaelpia aquatica genome contains:
- the gltX gene encoding glutamate--tRNA ligase: MSEIVLRFAPSPTGYLHVGGARTALFNFLFARHNKGKFILRIEDTDLERSEDSFLDDILESLKWLGIDWDGEVIHQSQRFDIYRNYADKLLRDGLAYEEKTERGLALRYKSNADSVKFNDLLRGEIEFKEGFSDIVLMKSDGSPTYNFACVVDDATLGMTHIVRGEDHISNTPKQVLLYQLLGFKVPEFIHLPLILGEDRTRLSKRHGAVSVTAYREEGFLPQALFNFLALLGWSPGDNREILSKKELINLFSFDRINKSNAAFDVGKLKWMNKKYLKQVKDSDYRDTLIKFIQKENLLDQYNSIDEPKREMLFKLLKPRSSTYAEYAQQLRYILSRGYVIDEASIEKYDLKSDKSKEIFKDMALGLKSLDEFSFKEIEEVIRATASKFKLEAKEVIHPLRVILTGNEISPPLFELMEILGREEVLARIENFL
- a CDS encoding 2-oxoacid:acceptor oxidoreductase family protein is translated as MDKRRDSKDISLGQSEVKIIIAGSGGQGILLLGKILAQSLLEEDKNVSWLPSYGAEVRGGTCKCMVVGSDNEVSSPCIASPDCLIIMNQPSYKKYTPLLKKDAAVFYNSSLIASNTLNEELSNIAADATEAANRLGNLKCANMVMLGKFIRESALIKLETAIGVLDKFIKNKDILELDKRALEKGFSDE
- a CDS encoding thiamine pyrophosphate-dependent enzyme, giving the protein MKKIIYTRPESLREVHTHYCSGCGHGTIHRLIAELIDELDLREKTIAIAPVGCAVLAYDYWNFDTTEAAHGRPLAVATAIKRVQPDNFVFTYQGDGDLAAIGTNETIHAACRGENLTVVFVNNGVYGMTGGQMAPTTILSQKTTTSTLGRESNIHGHPLPLLEMLKVLDGVCYLERRSLISPQEINKTKDALREAFKNQIEERGFSMVEILSPCPTHAKMTPVDNLKWIKEEIVKTYPLGRVK